The Candidatus Schekmanbacteria bacterium RIFCSPLOWO2_02_FULL_38_14 sequence AAAGAGGAATAGATTCAGCCAAAGACCAGTCTTATTTCCTTTTTAACCTGACACAGAAAGAACTTCCCTCCGTCCTCTTTCCTGTCGGAGAGTATACAAAAAAGGAAGTCAGAAGCATTGCAAAAAAGTTTGGATTAAAAATATCAGAAAAAAAAGAAAGCCAGGAGATATGTTTTATTCCTGACAAAGACTATCCTTCGTTTATTAAAAAAGAATCAGCATTGCAGGGTTTTGATGCAGGAAATATTGTGAATCTCAAAGGAGAAGTTTTAGGGAAACATAAGGGAATGCCATTTTTCACAGTAGGACAGAGAAGGGGGCTTGGTGTTGCAGCTAAAAACCCTATGTATGTACTCGAGTTAAAACCTGAAACAAATGAAGTTGTGGTAGGAAGCAAAGCAGAGCTCAGGGCTGAATCCTGCGTTGTAGAGGATATCATCATTAATGGAATGCCTGAGGATTTTAAAAACACAAGATGCACTGTAAAATACCGTTACCGCACAAGGGAAGCAGATGCTGTTCTTACAAAACTATGCGGTAATAAAATAATGTGCAGATTTCTAAAACCCCAGCATGCAATCACTCCGGGACAGGCTGCAGTTTTTTATGACGGAGACAGGGTTTTGGGAGGAGGATGGATTGCCAAGTATGAGAAGTGTAAAGTGTAAAATTATAATTTAAAATTAAAAGTTTTAAGTTTTGAGCTTTAGTTTTCAGTTTTGCGCTTTAAGTTTTTAGCTTTCGTACTCTCTACTTGCTACTCACTACTTATTTAGCTGAATAATTATTTGCTCAGGAGATTTAAATCTTGAACGTAAAAGTCGGAATGATAAGCCTTGGCTGCCCGAAAAACTCCGTTGATTCTGAAATAATGCTTGGGCTTTTGGAAAAAGAAGGGTTTAGGCTGACCACCAACAAAGAAGAAGCCCGGATAATTATAATCAATACCTGCTCATTCATAGAGTCAGCCAAGAGCGAATCCATAGAAGCAATCCTGGAAATTACAGAGCTTAAGAAAAAAAACAGCCCGCTTAAATCAATCATTGTAACAGGATGCCTTCCTCAACGATATCAGGATAAACTAAAAAAAGAGATTCCTGAAATTGATTTCATGCTTGGTCTTAACCATGTCACAGATATTGTAAAAATCTGCAAGAAAAGTATTAGGAGAA is a genomic window containing:
- a CDS encoding tRNA 2-thiouridine(34) synthase MnmA, producing MNTKKRVVVAMSGGVDSSTAAAILVSQGYDVIGVSLHLFDYSPYTSTGFGTCCSIADIEDARRVSEKLNIPFYVINFEKEFKNEVIDYFVSQYLSARTPNPCILCNQKIKFRHLLRKAKEIGAEYLATGHYARIGFDEKTGTYYVKRGIDSAKDQSYFLFNLTQKELPSVLFPVGEYTKKEVRSIAKKFGLKISEKKESQEICFIPDKDYPSFIKKESALQGFDAGNIVNLKGEVLGKHKGMPFFTVGQRRGLGVAAKNPMYVLELKPETNEVVVGSKAELRAESCVVEDIIINGMPEDFKNTRCTVKYRYRTREADAVLTKLCGNKIMCRFLKPQHAITPGQAAVFYDGDRVLGGGWIAKYEKCKV